A DNA window from Ficedula albicollis isolate OC2 chromosome 1, FicAlb1.5, whole genome shotgun sequence contains the following coding sequences:
- the LOC107603707 gene encoding sialidase-like codes for MGCLNSFRHACLVFGPARPILQLRPAAISGLRSGPPSSATPAPLRSVHPQTPEPHSLLGTPTAPGAALTNKSPQEPPAPLRSVHPQTPEPHSLLGTPTAPGAALTNKSPQEPPAPLRSVHPQTPEPHSLLGTPTAPGAALTNKSPQEPPAPLRSVHPQTPEPHSLLGTPTAPGAALTNKSPQEPPAPLRSVHPQTPEPHSLLGTPTAPGAALTNKSPQEPPAPLRSVHPQTPEPHSLLGTPTAPGAALTNKSPQEPPAPLRSVHPQTPEPHSLLGTPTAPGAALTNKSPQEPPAPLRSVHPQTPEPHSLLGTPTAPGAALTNKSPQEPPAPLRSVHPQTPEPHSLLGTPTAPGAALTNKSPQEPPAPLRSVHPQTPEPHSLLGTPTAPGAALTNKSPQEPPAPLRSVHPQTPEPHSLLGTPTAPGAALTNKSPQEPPAPLRSVHPQTPEPHSLLGTPTAPVRLSQINHLRNLRA; via the exons ATGGGCTGTTTAAATTCTTTCAGACATGCGTGTTTAGTTTTCGGCCCAGCAAGGCCCATCCTGCAGCTCCGTCCAGCCGCAATCTCCGGGCTCCGCTCCGGCCCCCCATCCTCCGCGACTCCTGCGCCGCTCAG GTCGGtgcacccccagaccccagaGCCGCACTCGCTCCTGGGCACACCCACAGCCCCCGGCGCGGCTCTCACAAATAAATCACCTCAGGAACCTCCTGCGCCGCTCAGGTCGGtgcacccccagaccccagaGCCGCACTCGCTCCTGGGCACACCCACAGCCCCCGGCGCGGCTCTCACAAATAAATCACCTCAGGAACCTCCTGCGCCGCTCAGGTCGGtgcacccccagaccccagaGCCGCACTCGCTCCTGGGCACACCCACAGCCCCCGGCGCGGCTCTCACAAATAAATCACCTCAGGAACCTCCTGCGCCGCTCAGGTCGGtgcacccccagaccccagaGCCGCACTCGCTCCTGGGCACACCCACAGCCCCCGGCGCGGCTCTCACAAATAAATCACCTCAGGAACCTCCTGCGCCGCTCAGGTCGGtgcacccccagaccccagaGCCGCACTCGCTCCTGGGCACACCCACAGCCCCCGGCGCGGCTCTCACAAATAAATCACCTCAGGAACCTCCTGCGCCGCTCAGGTCGGtgcacccccagaccccagaGCCGCACTCGCTCCTGGGCACACCCACAGCCCCCGGCGCGGCTCTCACAAATAAATCACCTCAGGAACCTCCTGCGCCGCTCAGGTCGGtgcacccccagaccccagaGCCGCACTCGCTCCTGGGCACACCCACAGCCCCCGGCGCGGCTCTCACAAATAAATCACCTCAGGAACCTCCTGCGCCGCTCAGGTCGGtgcacccccagaccccagaGCCGCACTCGCTCCTGGGCACACCCACAGCCCCCGGCGCGGCTCTCACAAATAAATCACCTCAGGAACCTCCTGCGCCGCTCAGGTCGGtgcacccccagaccccagaGCCGCACTCGCTCCTGGGCACACCCACAGCCCCCGGCGCGGCTCTCACAAATAAATCACCTCAGGAACCTCCTGCGCCGCTCAGGTCGGtgcacccccagaccccagaGCCGCACTCGCTCCTGGGCACACCCACAGCCCCCGGCGCGGCTCTCACAAATAAATCACCTCAGGAACCTCCTGCGCCGCTCAGGTCGGtgcacccccagaccccagaGCCGCACTCGCTCCTGGGCACACCCACAGCCCCCGGCGCGGCTCTCACAAATAAATCACCTCAGGAACCTCCTGCGCCGCTCAGGTCGGtgcacccccagaccccagaGCCGCACTCGCTCCTGGGCACACCCACAGCCCCGGTGCGGCTTTCACAAATAAATCACCTCAGGAACCTCCGAGCCTGA